The following proteins come from a genomic window of Acetivibrio cellulolyticus CD2:
- a CDS encoding V-type ATP synthase subunit E → MSGAEKIKDKILEDARLQAEANIKIAEEEAENIIRAASTDAETKRKQIIEKAELEAVEVRKRLIAVAELEARKQKLKAKQEVVDEAFDMALTRLINLPDIEYQSILGEMILNSVETGIEEVLLSSKDKLRLPSGFIDDVNKKLVQRGLIGNLHISDETRNISGGFILKSGDVEINNSFEAIIRMKRDDIEAEVFKALF, encoded by the coding sequence ATGTCAGGAGCTGAAAAGATAAAAGACAAAATCCTTGAGGACGCCCGCCTTCAGGCTGAAGCAAACATAAAAATTGCTGAGGAAGAAGCAGAAAATATTATTAGAGCTGCCTCAACGGACGCTGAAACTAAAAGAAAGCAAATAATAGAAAAAGCAGAACTCGAAGCTGTTGAAGTCAGGAAAAGACTTATTGCAGTTGCTGAACTGGAAGCAAGAAAGCAAAAACTCAAGGCAAAACAGGAAGTTGTAGACGAAGCCTTTGATATGGCATTAACAAGGCTTATCAATCTGCCTGATATCGAGTACCAAAGCATTCTTGGCGAAATGATTTTAAATTCTGTAGAAACCGGAATCGAAGAAGTACTTCTTTCTTCAAAGGATAAGCTTAGACTTCCTTCCGGGTTTATAGATGATGTAAATAAAAAGCTTGTACAAAGAGGATTGATTGGAAATCTACATATTTCAGATGAAACACGAAATATAAGTGGTGGATTTATTTTAAAATCGGGTGATGTAGAAATCAATAATTCCTTTGAAGCAATAATTAGAATGAAACGTGATGATATAGAAGCAGAAGTTTTTAAAGCTCTGTTTTAG
- a CDS encoding V-type ATP synthase subunit F, with amino-acid sequence MYKIGVIGDKDSILGFKAVGMSVFPVTTPSQAQEVLEKIAEEQFAVIYVTEHVARDIVQTIEKYNERRFPAIIPIPGNQGSLGIGMSGVKKSVERAVGADILFRDE; translated from the coding sequence ATGTATAAGATCGGAGTTATCGGCGATAAGGATAGTATTCTTGGGTTCAAAGCGGTCGGTATGTCTGTATTTCCTGTAACTACTCCTTCTCAGGCGCAGGAGGTTTTGGAAAAAATTGCAGAGGAACAATTTGCAGTTATATATGTAACCGAGCATGTCGCCAGGGATATTGTACAAACAATAGAGAAATACAATGAAAGAAGGTTTCCTGCAATAATACCTATTCCAGGCAATCAGGGTTCTCTGGGAATAGGTATGAGCGGTGTTAAAAAGAGCGTGGAACGAGCAGTTGGTGCAGATATTCTATTCAGAGATGAATAG
- a CDS encoding PAS domain-containing sensor histidine kinase — protein MAGRFVTLLAYATYAYLEQIRLDREIIFSAFLNDWGIDGVNNLQHLGMTYIKIFDNKAIEFGDAFLELTKFEKNEILNMDISHILHNLLRLHRDILECMKSQENSLIFTKELEPREVRIIQKITGDEKLIFLNEVPNSRIDEKFPYLQALGLTEMSGVAFYSAADHRLIKANETYLNFLDEPFNKMDNCIGKRIDEIISGYKGSKAEEIWEDVFNTGKAGNIRESRFDGYKRGITYWDSCIIPIYEGGKIKYFVENATEVTERVLNRQKIEEQNKLIIEQNKKLEAILHNTANGVFVLSKDNRVHIANGEVRKYIYDYADYRNKGDIKYYDSESREMSSDNLPSSKALRGETVKNLFVTVKTPENTINTVGCARPIFDENGNVESAVLYIQDVTELVQSKEKIQKQDMQLEAIINNMSDAIFIFDKDYKCILKNQSAHNFEAYLESNFYDIVNNMKYYNFDGSEIALEDTPVFLVRDGQRVIDKVLSIKAKQKDIYVGVSGTPIFDEKGNFSLGVVVCRNISTHIKFEKDMRDKQEALIVAERREKEALENAIKIKDEFLTTISHEFKTPLTVINAAIQTIYSLYESELSENVKKHLKRIHTNYYRQLKLVNNLIDMSKYREGHIQLVRQDVDIISMTGEIIKFIQPISMQKGVYLQFDSDLESKVLAIDEEKYERILLNLLSNAIKYTPSGKSIYVNITFKGQYFVLTVRDEGLGIPIEKHECIFEHFVKVDTSLTRLTEGTGIGLSLVKWIVSALGGSISLESEVGVGSTFAVTLPVIKSKIKSTKKSKDKIGNGITHAAAIEFSDIYF, from the coding sequence GTGGCTGGTCGTTTTGTTACACTGCTCGCTTATGCAACCTATGCCTATTTGGAACAAATAAGGCTAGATCGTGAAATTATATTTTCAGCATTCCTAAACGATTGGGGGATTGATGGTGTGAACAATTTACAACATTTAGGTATGACTTATATAAAGATATTTGATAATAAGGCTATTGAATTTGGTGATGCTTTTCTTGAGTTAACTAAATTCGAAAAAAATGAAATATTAAATATGGATATAAGTCATATTCTCCATAATCTCTTAAGGCTTCACAGAGATATTTTAGAGTGTATGAAAAGCCAGGAAAACTCTTTGATTTTTACAAAGGAACTTGAACCAAGAGAAGTAAGAATTATTCAAAAGATTACTGGTGATGAAAAATTAATCTTTCTTAATGAAGTACCAAATTCAAGAATTGACGAAAAGTTTCCATATTTGCAGGCTCTTGGCTTAACAGAAATGTCCGGTGTTGCTTTTTATTCAGCAGCCGATCATAGATTGATTAAAGCGAATGAGACATATTTGAATTTTCTGGATGAACCCTTTAATAAAATGGATAATTGTATTGGCAAAAGAATTGATGAGATTATAAGCGGTTATAAGGGGAGCAAGGCTGAGGAAATCTGGGAGGATGTATTTAATACAGGTAAGGCAGGCAATATCCGTGAGTCTAGATTTGATGGCTATAAACGGGGTATAACCTATTGGGATTCATGCATTATACCTATATATGAAGGTGGGAAAATAAAATACTTTGTTGAAAATGCAACGGAGGTAACGGAGAGAGTATTAAACCGCCAGAAAATAGAAGAGCAGAATAAACTCATCATTGAGCAAAATAAGAAGCTTGAAGCTATTTTGCATAATACGGCAAATGGTGTATTTGTATTAAGTAAAGATAACAGAGTACATATTGCAAACGGTGAGGTAAGGAAGTATATATATGACTACGCGGATTACAGAAACAAAGGGGATATAAAATACTATGATTCTGAAAGCAGAGAGATGTCGAGCGATAACTTGCCATCTTCTAAAGCACTTAGGGGAGAAACTGTAAAGAATTTATTTGTTACTGTTAAAACACCTGAAAATACCATAAACACAGTTGGCTGTGCCAGGCCAATATTTGATGAGAATGGTAATGTAGAATCAGCGGTACTTTATATACAGGATGTAACTGAACTGGTTCAAAGTAAGGAAAAGATTCAAAAACAAGATATGCAGCTTGAGGCAATAATTAATAATATGTCCGATGCAATATTCATATTTGATAAAGATTACAAGTGCATATTAAAAAATCAGTCCGCTCACAATTTTGAAGCATACTTGGAAAGTAACTTTTACGATATAGTTAATAATATGAAATATTACAATTTTGACGGCAGTGAAATTGCTTTGGAAGATACACCTGTTTTTTTAGTGAGAGATGGGCAGCGAGTTATAGACAAAGTTTTGAGTATAAAGGCAAAACAAAAAGATATTTATGTTGGAGTTAGTGGAACACCAATATTTGATGAAAAGGGAAACTTTAGTTTAGGTGTTGTTGTATGCAGGAATATCAGTACACATATAAAATTTGAAAAGGATATGAGAGATAAGCAGGAAGCTTTGATTGTAGCTGAGAGAAGGGAGAAGGAAGCACTAGAAAACGCAATTAAGATTAAGGATGAATTTTTGACAACCATCAGTCATGAGTTCAAAACCCCTTTAACGGTTATCAATGCTGCAATTCAGACAATTTACAGTTTGTATGAAAGTGAACTGTCCGAAAATGTAAAAAAACATTTAAAGAGAATCCATACAAATTATTATAGGCAGCTAAAGCTGGTAAATAACTTAATTGATATGAGCAAATACAGGGAAGGCCATATACAACTTGTACGTCAGGACGTTGATATTATTTCTATGACCGGTGAAATAATTAAGTTTATACAACCTATTTCAATGCAAAAAGGTGTTTATCTTCAATTTGACTCTGATTTGGAAAGTAAAGTTCTTGCAATAGATGAAGAAAAATATGAACGGATATTGTTAAACCTTTTATCAAATGCAATAAAATATACTCCTTCCGGGAAATCAATATATGTTAATATCACCTTCAAAGGTCAATATTTTGTACTAACTGTGAGGGATGAAGGATTAGGTATACCAATTGAAAAACATGAATGTATTTTTGAACATTTTGTGAAGGTAGATACATCTCTGACAAGACTGACAGAAGGCACGGGTATTGGCTTGTCATTGGTCAAGTGGATAGTATCCGCTTTAGGCGGTTCAATTTCATTAGAAAGTGAAGTTGGTGTAGGAAGTACTTTTGCTGTGACACTCCCGGTTATAAAATCAAAAATTAAGAGTACCAAGAAATCAAAAGACAAAATAGGTAACGGAATTACACATGCGGCAGCAATAGAATTTTCTGATATATACTTTTAG
- a CDS encoding V-type ATP synthase subunit K — protein MDWITYLFNGNFLALAGAALAVILSGIGSAKGVGLVGEAAAGLVTEEPKRFGQALLLQALPGTQGIYGLLTAFVILNKIGIVGGNYVELSTQQGFLFLAAALPIAFVGLFSGMAQGRAAAAGVGIIAKRPEELAKGIMFAAMVETYAVLALLASILMVSGIKLQ, from the coding sequence ATGGATTGGATAACTTATTTATTTAACGGTAATTTTCTGGCATTGGCTGGTGCAGCATTAGCTGTAATTTTATCAGGAATTGGTTCGGCAAAAGGTGTAGGACTTGTTGGTGAAGCTGCTGCCGGTCTCGTAACTGAAGAGCCAAAGAGGTTTGGCCAAGCCCTGCTTTTACAGGCCCTTCCGGGAACACAAGGCATATATGGGTTGCTTACAGCTTTCGTTATTTTAAACAAAATAGGTATAGTTGGCGGTAACTATGTTGAACTGTCAACACAACAAGGTTTCCTTTTCCTTGCTGCTGCACTTCCAATAGCCTTTGTAGGCTTGTTTTCAGGTATGGCTCAAGGTAGAGCTGCTGCTGCAGGTGTTGGCATTATTGCAAAGAGACCTGAAGAACTTGCAAAAGGCATTATGTTTGCAGCTATGGTTGAAACATATGCAGTTTTGGCATTGCTTGCATCAATATTGATGGTATCAGGAATTAAATTACAATAA
- a CDS encoding V-type ATP synthase subunit C yields MSKDNKSDTQYAYSVSRIRAIERKLLDKGKLDRMVEAKSPEEALKVLLEAEYGNSMSETVSIYEYENLLSDEYKKIYNLLKEIAPEPNVFDLFLLSNDYHNIKVILKAEFSGQNDISILIESGSIPSNKLKTMIMDRNMANMPAIMKSAVEECIETYNKTLDPQVIDIILDKASFKHMKETSIKSGNKYIKDLVTLLIDLANIKVYLRVKTLGKSWDFLQKVLIPEGNINIKLFIENLDNPLDNFIDALQFTSLGSFLQEGIENFKITGSLTKFEKLSDNFIIAYVKKAKYVSLGMEPLVGYLMAKEMEIKNARIVMVGKINNISNEVIKERLREAYV; encoded by the coding sequence TTGTCAAAGGATAATAAAAGTGATACTCAATATGCCTATTCAGTTTCGAGAATACGAGCTATTGAAAGAAAACTTTTAGATAAAGGTAAACTTGACAGGATGGTCGAAGCAAAATCACCGGAAGAAGCATTAAAAGTACTGCTGGAAGCCGAATACGGCAATTCTATGTCAGAAACGGTAAGTATATATGAATACGAAAATCTGCTTTCTGATGAGTATAAAAAAATTTATAACCTGTTAAAGGAAATTGCCCCTGAGCCAAATGTTTTTGATTTATTCCTGCTCTCTAACGACTACCATAATATAAAGGTAATTTTGAAGGCTGAATTTTCAGGACAGAATGATATCAGCATTCTTATAGAATCAGGTTCCATTCCGTCAAACAAGCTTAAAACCATGATAATGGATAGAAACATGGCTAATATGCCAGCTATCATGAAAAGTGCTGTAGAAGAATGCATAGAGACGTATAACAAAACACTTGACCCGCAGGTCATAGATATAATACTTGACAAGGCCAGCTTTAAGCATATGAAGGAGACTTCCATAAAATCCGGAAATAAATACATCAAGGACCTTGTAACATTATTAATTGACCTTGCCAATATAAAGGTTTACCTGAGAGTTAAGACCCTGGGAAAGAGTTGGGACTTTCTCCAGAAGGTCCTCATTCCGGAGGGTAATATAAATATCAAGTTATTTATTGAAAATCTGGATAACCCGCTGGACAATTTTATTGATGCCTTGCAGTTTACTTCGTTAGGTTCATTTCTACAAGAAGGTATTGAGAATTTTAAAATAACAGGGAGTCTTACAAAATTTGAAAAACTATCTGACAATTTTATAATAGCTTACGTAAAAAAAGCCAAATACGTATCCTTAGGCATGGAACCACTTGTTGGATACTTGATGGCTAAGGAAATGGAAATTAAGAATGCCAGAATTGTAATGGTTGGTAAGATTAACAATATTTCTAATGAAGTAATTAAGGAGAGGCTGAGAGAAGCTTATGTATAA
- a CDS encoding V-type ATP synthase subunit A, producing the protein MSQGTIVKVSGPLVIAEGMRDCNMFDVVRVSDHRLIGEIIEMHGDKASIQVYEETAGLGPGEPVVSTGAPLSVELGPGLIETIFDGIQRPLVTIREMVGSNITRGIDVTSLDRKKKWKFEPTVQVGLKVTAGDIIGKVQETVVVEHKIMIPWGVSGVITEITGGDFTVEDTVAKVKKDNGEIVNIQMMQKWPVRKGRPYKEKLAPQEPLVTGQRVIDTLFPLAKGGVAAVPGPFGSGKTVVQHQLAKWADAEIVVYIGCGERGNEMTDVLMEFPELKDPRTGESLMKRTVLIANTSDMPVAAREASIYTGITIAEYFRDMGYSVALMADSTSRWAEALREMSGRLEEMPGEEGYPAYLGSRLSQFYERAGRVISLGTNGREGALTAIGAVSPPGGDISEPVTQATLRIVKVFWGLDASLAYRRHFPAINWLLSYSLYLDRLDKWINENIARDWNGLRSDAMRLLQEESELEEIVRLVGVDALSPSDRLTLEAAKSIREDYLHQNAFHDVDTYTSLNKQHRMLKLIMGFYYKGKKAIEAGASIKDLFELPVRERIGRSKYTPEEQVNTVFYDIETQLNDQINALTSKEVAK; encoded by the coding sequence TTGAGTCAGGGAACGATAGTAAAAGTCTCCGGGCCTTTGGTTATAGCGGAAGGCATGAGAGACTGCAATATGTTTGATGTGGTTCGCGTCAGCGATCACCGCTTGATTGGTGAAATAATTGAAATGCATGGTGATAAAGCATCAATTCAGGTATATGAAGAAACTGCTGGCCTTGGCCCCGGTGAACCCGTAGTATCAACCGGAGCTCCATTGAGTGTTGAACTTGGGCCCGGTCTTATAGAAACGATATTCGATGGTATACAAAGACCTCTTGTTACAATCAGAGAAATGGTTGGGAGTAACATAACAAGAGGAATTGATGTAACTTCGCTTGATAGAAAAAAGAAATGGAAATTTGAACCTACCGTTCAAGTAGGTTTAAAAGTTACTGCTGGAGATATTATCGGTAAAGTTCAGGAAACAGTAGTTGTTGAGCATAAAATAATGATTCCCTGGGGTGTAAGCGGTGTTATCACCGAAATAACCGGTGGCGATTTTACTGTTGAAGACACTGTGGCAAAAGTAAAAAAAGATAATGGTGAAATAGTCAATATACAGATGATGCAAAAATGGCCGGTGCGTAAAGGAAGGCCCTACAAGGAAAAACTTGCTCCACAAGAACCTCTTGTAACTGGACAAAGGGTTATAGATACTCTCTTTCCCCTGGCTAAAGGTGGAGTTGCAGCTGTACCAGGACCCTTTGGAAGCGGTAAAACAGTTGTACAACACCAGCTTGCAAAATGGGCAGATGCTGAAATCGTTGTCTACATAGGCTGCGGTGAACGTGGTAATGAAATGACAGACGTTTTAATGGAATTTCCAGAGTTAAAGGACCCAAGAACAGGCGAATCCTTAATGAAGAGAACAGTTCTTATAGCTAATACTTCAGACATGCCTGTTGCCGCACGAGAGGCATCTATTTATACAGGAATTACTATTGCTGAATACTTCAGAGACATGGGATACAGTGTTGCCCTCATGGCAGACTCAACTTCCAGATGGGCGGAAGCTTTAAGGGAAATGTCCGGCCGTCTTGAAGAAATGCCGGGTGAAGAAGGTTATCCAGCTTACCTTGGATCAAGGCTTTCACAGTTCTATGAAAGAGCGGGTAGAGTTATAAGTCTTGGAACTAATGGTAGAGAAGGAGCGCTGACAGCGATCGGAGCGGTTTCTCCTCCAGGAGGTGACATATCAGAGCCTGTTACACAGGCAACTCTTAGAATAGTAAAGGTTTTCTGGGGATTGGATGCCAGCCTCGCTTACAGACGTCATTTCCCTGCTATCAACTGGCTGCTTAGCTATTCGCTGTATCTTGACAGGCTAGATAAATGGATAAACGAAAACATAGCAAGGGATTGGAACGGTCTCAGATCAGATGCAATGAGACTTTTGCAGGAAGAATCCGAACTAGAGGAAATTGTAAGACTGGTTGGTGTTGATGCCCTCTCCCCTAGCGACAGACTAACCCTTGAAGCTGCAAAGTCAATACGTGAAGACTATCTTCACCAAAACGCCTTTCACGATGTAGATACCTATACATCCCTGAACAAGCAGCACAGAATGCTAAAACTAATAATGGGATTTTATTATAAAGGGAAGAAAGCAATTGAGGCAGGTGCTTCAATTAAAGATCTTTTCGAACTTCCTGTAAGAGAAAGAATAGGCAGATCAAAATATACTCCCGAAGAGCAGGTCAATACCGTATTTTATGATATTGAGACTCAGCTCAATGACCAGATCAATGCACTCACATCAAAGGAGGTGGCAAAATAA
- a CDS encoding V-type ATP synthase subunit B, translated as MLKEYKTISEVAGPLMLIKQVEGVKYGELGEIELSNGEVRRCRVLEVNGNNALVQLFESSAGINVAESKVRFLGRGLELPVSIDMLGRVFSGLGRPVDGGPNVIPDTRLDMNGIPMNPAARNYPSEFIQTGVSAIDGLNTLVRGQKLPIFSGSGLPHAQLAAQIARQAKVLGTDSKFAVVFAAIGITFEEADFFISDFKRTGAIDRTVLFINLANDPAIERIATPRMALTAAEYLAFEKDMHVLVILTDITNYAEALREVSAARKEVPGRRGYPGYLYTDLATLYERAGRKVSKDGSITLIPILTMPEDDKTHPIPDLTGYITEGQIILGRELHRKAITPPIDVLPSLSRLKDKGIGKGKTREDHADTMNQLFAAYARGKEAKELAVILGDAALTDVDKLYAKFADAFEKQYVSQGFEEDRTIHQTLDIGWKLLSILPRSELKRIRDEYLDKYLPKDAENK; from the coding sequence ATGCTTAAAGAGTACAAAACCATATCTGAAGTAGCCGGTCCTTTAATGCTGATAAAGCAAGTTGAAGGCGTTAAATATGGAGAACTCGGTGAAATAGAACTCTCAAATGGTGAAGTAAGACGTTGCAGAGTACTGGAGGTTAATGGCAACAATGCACTTGTGCAACTATTTGAAAGTTCTGCAGGTATAAACGTTGCAGAAAGTAAAGTAAGGTTTTTAGGCAGAGGCTTGGAGCTTCCAGTTTCTATAGATATGCTCGGCAGAGTATTCAGTGGTCTTGGAAGACCTGTTGACGGAGGACCAAATGTTATTCCTGATACAAGGCTTGATATGAACGGTATTCCAATGAACCCTGCCGCTAGGAATTATCCTTCAGAGTTTATTCAGACAGGAGTTTCTGCAATAGACGGACTCAATACCCTTGTCCGCGGACAAAAGCTGCCAATATTCTCCGGTTCAGGTTTGCCTCATGCACAGCTTGCTGCTCAGATAGCTAGACAGGCTAAAGTTCTTGGAACTGACAGTAAATTTGCTGTTGTGTTCGCTGCTATAGGTATTACATTTGAAGAGGCAGACTTCTTTATATCAGACTTTAAGCGTACGGGTGCCATTGACCGTACCGTACTTTTTATAAATCTGGCAAACGACCCTGCTATTGAACGTATAGCAACACCCCGTATGGCTCTAACAGCTGCGGAATATCTTGCATTTGAAAAGGATATGCATGTACTTGTTATACTTACAGATATAACAAACTATGCAGAAGCACTCCGTGAGGTGTCTGCAGCAAGAAAAGAAGTTCCCGGTAGAAGAGGCTATCCCGGTTATCTTTATACCGACCTTGCCACTCTGTATGAAAGAGCGGGTAGAAAAGTATCAAAAGATGGCAGTATTACATTAATACCTATTCTGACAATGCCTGAGGATGATAAAACACATCCAATCCCTGACCTTACAGGTTACATTACGGAAGGTCAGATTATTTTAGGCAGGGAACTTCACAGAAAAGCAATAACGCCTCCGATAGATGTTCTCCCTTCCCTGTCACGTCTTAAAGACAAGGGAATAGGAAAAGGCAAAACAAGAGAGGACCATGCTGATACAATGAATCAGCTTTTTGCAGCGTATGCAAGAGGGAAGGAAGCAAAAGAACTTGCTGTAATATTAGGTGACGCCGCACTTACTGACGTTGATAAGCTGTATGCTAAATTTGCTGACGCTTTTGAAAAACAATATGTATCCCAGGGTTTTGAAGAAGACAGAACTATACATCAAACCCTTGATATCGGCTGGAAGCTTCTTTCCATACTACCGAGAAGCGAGCTTAAGCGTATAAGGGATGAGTATCTTGATAAGTACCTGCCTAAGGATGCAGAAAATAAGTAA
- a CDS encoding V-type ATP synthase subunit D, whose product MAVMRVNPTRMELTRLKKRLKVARRGHKLLKDKRDELMKKFLELVRKNKELREKVEEMLMTVHQNFLIARAVMSSESLEAALMFPKQSISLEVSTKNIMSVDVPVLEYKTSSPDDTDIYPYGFAATSAELDGAIGTLSEVLPYILELAQMEKSAQLLAEEIEKTRRRVNALEYVMIPQLTETIKYITMKLDENERGNLTRLMKVKDLMIEQAKRSMNE is encoded by the coding sequence ATGGCAGTTATGCGAGTTAATCCAACCAGAATGGAGCTCACTCGTCTTAAGAAAAGATTGAAGGTTGCCCGGAGAGGGCATAAACTTTTAAAGGATAAAAGAGACGAGTTAATGAAAAAATTCCTTGAACTGGTCAGAAAAAACAAGGAGCTTCGTGAAAAGGTTGAGGAAATGTTGATGACAGTGCACCAAAACTTTCTTATAGCCAGAGCTGTTATGTCTTCAGAAAGTCTTGAGGCTGCACTTATGTTTCCAAAACAGAGTATTTCTCTTGAAGTATCTACAAAAAATATAATGAGCGTTGATGTTCCCGTACTTGAATACAAGACTTCAAGCCCGGATGACACTGATATATATCCTTACGGTTTCGCGGCAACATCTGCTGAATTAGATGGTGCAATCGGAACACTTTCAGAGGTTCTTCCATATATTCTTGAACTTGCTCAAATGGAAAAATCGGCACAGCTGCTTGCTGAGGAAATTGAAAAAACCCGAAGAAGGGTTAATGCCTTGGAATATGTAATGATTCCTCAACTCACTGAAACCATTAAGTACATTACGATGAAGCTGGATGAAAATGAAAGAGGCAATCTGACAAGACTTATGAAGGTCAAGGACCTGATGATCGAGCAGGCAAAAAGATCAATGAATGAATAG